In Rhea pennata isolate bPtePen1 chromosome 20, bPtePen1.pri, whole genome shotgun sequence, a single window of DNA contains:
- the LOC134149597 gene encoding uroplakin-3b-like protein 1, translating to MLPLLLLLATAPGALGLANIGYVPTLANRTLEGRITASTFILEQPRCVFGDAQPSTRKIWLVVALDAAAGQFNASAAAPGTPQLAFQSFPNNTAYATLGTFLANYPCPPRPGDITVLRVGSETACRHDPTRPSCNGPLPGPGPYRVKFVTWDESGPQAETYWSEPITLKTAQQADNLPATAGGRSTGMIVLTCVLSILFAILLACLVALLASCSDSWGSSSVFSKPDAVTVRRYNTHHVYDQPAARL from the exons aTGCTCccgctgctcctgctcctggcGACGGCGCCCGGCGCGCTCGGGCTGG CCAACATCGGGTACGTGCCCACCCTCGCCAACCGGACCCTGGAGGGCCGGATAACCGCCTCCACCTTCATCCTGGAGCAGCCCCGCTGCGTCTTTGGCGATGCTCAGCCCAGCACCCGGAAGATCTGGCTGGTGGTGGCCCTGGATGCGG CCGCGGGGCAGTTCAACgccagcgcggcggcgccggggacCCCGCAGCTGGCTTTCCAGAGCTTCCCCAACAACACGGCGTACGCCACGCTCGGCACCTTCCTCGCCAACTACCCGTGCCCCCCTCGCCCCGGGGACATCACGGTGCTGCGCGTCGGCAGCGAAACCGCCTGCCGCCACGACCCGACGAGGCCCAGCTGCAACGGCCCCCTCCCGGGGCCCGGGCCCTACCG ggTGAAGTTCGTCACCTGGGACGAGTCCGGACCCCAAGCTGAGACCTACTGGTCCGAGCCCATCACCCTGAAAACAG CTCAGCAAGCTGACAACCTCCCCGCGACGGCCGGCGGACGCAGCACCGGCATGATTGTCCTCACCTGTGTCCTCTCCATCCTCTTCGCCATCCTGCTGGCTTGCCTGGTGGCCCTGCTGGCCTCCTG CTCCGACTCGtggggcagcagcagcgtcTTCAGCAAGCCGGATGCGGTGACGGTGAGGCGCTACAACACCCACCACGTCTACGACCAGCCGGCCGCCCGGCTCTGa
- the LOC134149596 gene encoding uroplakin-3b-like codes for MELLRVLLALAGTGAAAGLALLPYVPRVPRQPLAGKVTATTFALDKPFCVFDGYTNATDGVWLAVVFANASAAFRNPASTCDIPPYRRLRAALGYMTLETPAAAYACGSRSAAVLRVGGEAACGAARGPASCNGPLPSPGPYRVKFVALGPRGPTAETLWSEPIALRQARSPGTLERGVAGRGASAALVMASVLAGLGAALAAGLFTAVRARARRPERPLQRRLPAAAGSFARRSYRTHHIPPAAPRPPGACPARAPR; via the exons ATGGAGCTGCTGCGGGTGCTGCTGGCGCTGGCCGGGACGGGCGCAGCCGCCGGCCTGG ccctgctgccctaCGTGCCCCGGGTGCCCCGGCAGCCGCTGGCGGGGAAGGTGACGGCCACCACCTTCGCGCTGGACAAGCCCTTCTGCGTCTTCGACGGCTACACGAACGCCACCGACGGCGTCTGGCTCGCCGTCGTTTTCGCCAACG CCTCGGCCGCCTTCAGAAACCCGGCGTCCACGTGCGACATCCCGCCCTAccggcggctccgggccgcGCTGGGCTACATGACGCTGGAGACGCCGGCGGCCGCCTACGCCTGCGGGTCGCGGAGCGCCGCCGTGCTGCGGGTGGGCGGCGAGGCGGCctgcggcgccgcgcgcggcccggccTCCTGCAACGGGCCCCTGCCCTCCCCGGGGCCGTACAG GGTGAAGTTCGTGGCGCTGGGGCCGCGCGGCCCCACGGCGGAGACGCTCTGGTCGGAGCCCATCGCCCTGCGGCAAG cccgcagccccggcACCCTGGAGCGCGGCGTCGCGGGCCGAGGAGCCAGCGCCGCCCTCGTCATGGCCTCCGTCCTCGCCGGCCTGGGCGCCGCGCTGGCCGCGGGGCTCTTCACCGCCGTCCG cgcccgcgcgcgccggccCGAGCGCCCGCTGCagcgccggctcccggccgccgccggctcctTCGCCCGCCGCTCCTACCGGACCCACCACatcccgccggccgccccgcggccccccggcgcctGCCCAGCCCGGGCCCCGCGCTGa